The following nucleotide sequence is from Capra hircus breed San Clemente chromosome 4, ASM170441v1, whole genome shotgun sequence.
tccatatcaaaaaatctttaaaatattctgagtTTGGGTCTTAAAACATCATCTTAAGAATTCTTAGAGTGCAGAGCAATGAGAAATGGTGGCCAAGACTACTGGCTTAACAAAAAAATGGCCGTGCAAGTTACCTGTATCTGCAAACTTGGAAAGAATGTCTTGTCACAATCTCCTGCAAAAATGTCAGCTTAGTCTTATTCTCAATGGTTGGCCACACCTGTATGTGTGaacattttgctgttttgaatCACATCAAGGGCAATAAATACTGAAATCATTGGAAGATGCAGTAAAAGTTGCAGCAGCTGAATAACATTACACCCTAAAAGAGAATGACAGTCTGGTACCAAGTCTCAGCTATGCAAGGAATGGAGTTAAGGAATATGGTAAGCATGCTCAGGTAACTGCCTGAGCAGCTAAAGGAGGTCTGAGTGTGGGCATGACCTCATTTCAGTCTCTCCTCTTCATGAGTCAAGGCGGACCCTTCTAGAAAGAgctcatttccttaaaaaaaaaaaaaagtaagaacaaGAGGGAAATGAGTATGATGTGATATTAAGTTAAAAAAGTAGAAAAGTCCATGCTAATTGTATCTCTGGCTACAGTGGTGTTTGCCTGAAGAGGCAGAGTTTTCTGAAAAATGAATCCGTTTATTTTCGAAAACTTCAGCTTTTCCCCTTTCCTGAAAGAGAACTGTATCAGAACCACGGGAGGGTAGTCAGGACCATACCTGAGTTCTCCAGCACAGAGAAGAAACAGATTCATCCGACAGGGGTTAAGTCCCCAAGAGATGGATCATCAGCCTCGTGCCTCCAGAGCATGCAGATGTGCAGCTGCCCGGGTTCAGTTTACAGGTTTCTGACTGTATATTCTTGACCTGTGAAAACTGACACAAGTGCCAAGCTTGGTAATGACACTGTCACAGATCCACCTGGAGACTATCTAGAGAGGCCGCTTCTCTAGAGCGTGCATTTGAAGCACATGTTGAAGTTGAACTGTAAGCATAATCTAAGTGTTAAATGGCAGCCCTAGGGACAAGCCAGGAGCCAGCTCTTTGTGGAAGCCTTCCTCTATTCACAACTAGCTATGAAGATCTTGGAGATAATCAGGAAAATCTCTCTCCCTGAACACAGATTCTCCCAGCTTACTTGTTCCCATAACCAAACTGGGTGACATTTGGGGATAAAGAAAAAACCAAGGAGCTTTTCAACTTGATAAACTAATGTTTTGCTGTTGAGTAAGCTTCTGTCATACACTAaacgtttttttaaaaagtaaatattactTTAATGTCACAACTAATGTGATACtgatttcatgtgtgtgtgtgtgtatatatatgtatgtatggcaTATTAATAGGTTTCGTCTCATACCTTGCATCAACAAAGGGTCTTAGTGAAATTGGTAGTATTTGTGCCACATCTGGACAAACGGGATTCTAAATCCTCAGTTTCATAAGGATTCAGAGGAAACTaccaagaaagataaaaattctgGCTTGGGACACTATCTTTTTGAAGAGTTTCTTAAAATGATATTGAACTGTTTGACATTCTACATGCATAGCATTCTGACAAATCACTTAGTGCATACTCACCCTGTCCTTGAAATTAATTAAGTAATGTCTTCCTGCCTTACAAAAAGTGAGAGGGGTACTATCAGATTCAGTAGTTGGATAGAAATTCACTAAATTTAATAAAACTTTCTAACTGCTAAAGTCTGTTGAGTAGTtagctttctttcttcctgacaATCTGTATACACAGAAAAATACTTCTAGAttctccagttttgttttttgaccTGTCTTCTGTAACTCTTTAGGTATATGAATTTCCAGGTGTTAAAGAAACCTCAAACCCCGAGACACATCACGGCTCTACATACAAAAGTCATTATCTTAACctagtttgtttcctcttaaATTGTCAGGAGGGAAAACCTGAAGTCTATAGTTAGAATTCTATAAACCGCTATACTGACTATCCGATATGTCACTTTTGCAGAAAATCAGGAGAGAAATTGATAACATGAAGCAAAGTTTAGACACGCACCCGATGGCCTTTTCCTAGATAAAACCCTAGAAAGAAGGTTTCTTCCAAATCCTAGTTCTGGATTCACTTTTACTGCAAGCTACTCCGCCCTCAAAGCCAATCTGTGTTTTCATCCAGGAAGGAAACGCAAACTTTCAGTCGCTCAAGCAGAAATCAAAAAGATCACGAACAGGGAGCCGAGTGGGGAGTCCCGTTCTCTCTCCCACCAGCTGACTAGTTCAGGCCCCTCCTCAGCTTAGCCCTTGAGCCTCGCGGGGTCCTCTAGGTAAGCTCAGATGTCCCCTCTGCCCCTAGCTGCGCTAAGGACAcgtgttcttccagcccagttccGCCGCCTGGAGCCCCGCCCGCCTAGCGCTTCCCAGGCCCCGCCCGCCGCGTCGCCAGCCAATCGCTGCCTGCGGCGtagccaggccccgcccctcggGTCCCGGCCCTCCGCCTTTGTTCTCCCCAGCTCCCTCTCTCAGCCTGTGCGCTCCCGGTAAACCGAGTGGCAGCCGCTGATTGGAGACCGAGGAGCAGCCAATCAGAAGGGGGCACCTCACGTTAGCGCTCTGAGCTTTAAACTCGCGAGCCGCGGGGTGCGCGGAGGAGGCCGGGGAGGAGGGTCCACGCGGAGGGTGGTGCCGAGGCGCTCGCGCCCCGCGCCCCAGATCGGACTGGGATTGGCCGGCCCGCGTCTTTCCCCGCCCCCCAGTTAATTGCCAGGGAGGTCTTCGGGGGGCGGTTTTTTCCCTCTCGCTTGGCTCCGCGAGACCCGAACTCGAGGTTCGGGAGCGACCAGTCGCCCCCGGTGCAAGGAGGCCACGCTCAGCACCACCGCGATGAGGCCCCGGAAAGCCTGGATGCTCGTCCTGCTCCTGGCCCTGACGCAGCTGCTGGCCCTGGCGAGCGCCGGGGGCCCGGACGAAGgtgagcggcggcggcggcgtctGGCCGGGCCTGCGGGCCGCGCGCTCCGGGGTGGGGGCGCCGCGCGGACCAGCGACTTGCTGGAGTTGGAAGGTTGTAGCGGGGCGACAGGATCGCCTGGGAGACCCGGGAGAGGAGGGCGGCGAGGAGACCGGGGCTGCCACCGAGGCTTGGACGCGGAGAGGGTGTGAAGTGCCTTCTTTGCACACTGGCTTCTTCGCCCTGATTCTGCGCCGATTTTCCTCGAGTCCAAGCTGACTGCCCACTCCTGGGAAGGGGAGCTTGGGAACTGGTTAAGCATTTGAGGCTCACTTGCCCAAGgagtgggaagggagaggggccGCAGGTTTCAAAACAGGGCGAGGGTGTGACGTCCCGAATGGGAGCCCTGGGGACAGCTGCGGGCAGCAAGCGTTTTACGTCTGAAAAATGTGGTCTGTAGGTTTGGATAGAAGTAATTCGAGGGTTCTGGTTTGAGGGGGAGAGGGATGGCTTGGTTTGCGTCTTTTGGAAACCGGAGGTAGCATTCCTTCGGCAAGCATGTATTCGGCACCGACTGTATGTGCTAGTCACTGCGCCTGGTCCGGGAGTTAGGGCTCAGTGTGGCCTCTGCCCATAAAGCGCCGGCTCTGGGAGGAACATTCGCTACTACCAGCCATCGGTCCTGCATTTTTCTTTGGAATAGGCTAGCTAAAAATAAGTGATGTGTAAGAACTTTGAGAATTAGAAAACTTAAAGACTTACATTGCTAGAGAACAGGACTACACATTACTGGCCTTaacttcttcctctgcctttctctggatAACTAGAGTTTTTTTCCTCTTGAGTTTGTTCCAATATAAATAACCCCTCTTTTCTGATAGTGTGTAAGGGAAGTGCGAACTTTATACTCTTTCAGATTGAGTAACTTTTAGATAAGTTTTATTCAAGAGTCTTGACCCACACAGAGAAGGAAGTTGAAAACCAACTCTTGGTGAAAAGAACACCTGCCCACAGGGACCAGAGAGCATTGTCACCTACAAGTGTGTCTTGGGACCTTTATCCAAATCGCCTGGTGCTTATTTAAATACGGAGTCCCAAAATACACCCAACCGGAAGAACACAAGGGTGGGCCCTCAGGTCAGCATTTTAAACACATTTCATTGATTCGTGGCCAAAGTAACCTTTGGGGAGGCACGTTAATATTTGAGGACCAGTGGAGGTGGATGGTAGTTTCGGAGCATAGCAGAGTAGCCTTGTCTTGGTTCTGATCAGATGATTCTGTCTTTCGGGGAGCCTCAAGGGGCCTGGAAGAGTGGCAGGCGTGGATGGACACCATGGGTATTAGGATGAGTGAGTCTGTCATTTGCCACAGGCCGCTAATGCACTGGAGACCCTGGGAGGCAGTTGCCTCTAGGGTGAGCCTATAGATCATTGTGGTCAGTTGGTTGGAGTGGGGCTTCTAGTGGTTACCTGACTCTTTCCCATCCCTCGCCCTTCACATTTAGCttctggattttattttgggACCACATTTCCCTTTACCCCAGATGGTCCCAGTCTTGAGGGGTTCCCCCCCCTCTTTTGCTTcctgtgcattttatttatttttgctgcactgcaccccttgcaggatcttagttctccagccaggaaTCCAgccagtgccccctgcagtggaagcttggagtcctacccactggaccaccagggaattccccgccTCTTGTGCATGTCAGACTCAAACAGCACAGTGGTGTATGGGCCCGTCATTGCCCCCAAGAACGGTTACTAAGTAGAACTTAAGCCCTGATGGGTGAGCCTCCAGTTGTCAGGCCTCTCACTTGTTCTCACATCTTGCCAACCAGAAGATTATAAAGGAGATATTTTGATGTGGGTCGTTGCCTGCTTTTTACTTCTGGGAAGTAATTATCAAAGGAGGTTAAAAAAACTTAGGGCATTCTGGGAAGAAAGTCTGATGGGCCAGCAAGGCATAGCAGCTGAGTGGTCAGGACCCTCCCCTCAGTAGCCTTGTGCTCCTGGGCAGGTGACTGaagttctgtttcttcattgGTGAAGTGCATGTAGTATGTTTTCCCAGGGGGACTCAGAGAGTTGCATAAGAGCTCAGCACAGTGCGTGGCCCATGAAACACGATCAGTTAGATGATGTTATTCCTGAGTCTGTTGTTATGCCGACTGAGGATGCAGGTGAGGAGATGCTGGAAGGAGTGGCATGTGTCCACGCTGGGTGGGATCCGGCCTGGTCAGGTGCCCTGCTGGGAGTGGACTGGGGTTGCAGTGACCTGGTTAGGAGGGGCCCGCATTTTAGGAGTGGCCTTGGCGGATGGGCCCAGCAGCATGCAGAGATGATGCCGGAAGCCCTTTGAAGAGGGGCGCTCGGAGGAGGATGGCACCCTTCCAGCCCCTTCTGTCCTAGAGTGTCCAGCTTTAAAAGTGGAGCCCTGTAAGAGGTGGTTTCCCCATTAAACTGTGAGATATCTTCCTTGTTGggatgcggggggtgggggggttcagTCCAGGGGAATACGGAGCCAGCAACCTCTCCAGATGCAGAGGAGTCAACCCTGGGAGTTGTCGGCAATTTGGGGAGCAGCGGAAGGTGGGGGCCATGCCTTAATGTGCTTGAGGATCCTTCGTTACGTAGGgaacattctgtcattttgtttGTCCTTAAAAACGCAGAATGAAAATCTATTCTTAAAAAAGTTTCGATAAAGGAGTTCCCTATCAGGAGCTCTGTCACAGCATAACTCATGGTCCCATTTAATCGCGAGCGCCCCATCGCTGTAGTGCTTGCAGACCTCTGCAGCCTGGGGCTGGTTTGGAAacctctttgcttttcctttttgtaaaatTCGCCTTTTCTCTGTGCACTGAACTGGCAGCCGAGTCCCTCTTCCTCCTCAAGCTGTTTCCTCGCTTGAAGAGAGGATTAAGTTCTGAGCTTTCTTTCCAGCCTTCCTCCAGTCTTTCCATCTGCCTGCAAAGAAGCTTGATTCTCAGCCTGAGCTGAGCACCGTGGCAGCTGCGCTGCCCTGGGGCCTGCCTCACTGCCCGCAGCAGCTCCCAGATCTGGGGCAAGGTGTATATTGTCTCCTGGGCCCCTGGCCGGAGCAGAGAACCTTGCACAGCACCCCCGCATTGAGCCCCTGGGTTTGCGGTCCCCATGCAGGTCGTTTTGGGTGGGACTTTCAAGTGAGGGGCCGTCAGCCCAGCCTTTTGGAAAGCCGCTATTAGGGTTCCACAGGCCAACAGAGGTCAGCTAGTACTTGCCCTGCCCAGTTGCTGTGGGCAGTGTTCCTAGAAGTACCAGGAGCCCGGAGCCAGCTGGTGTAAACCTGGAGGTTCTCAAGAGCATCAGGTCCTTAGATCTCcctgggacttcactggtggtccagttgttaagattctgagcttctgATGCAGAGGctgcaggttctgtccctggcgggggaactaagatcccaaatgctcaCCACATGGccaaaagatacatgtatataaatttgaaggaaaaaagaaaagaaatgagcttAGGCCACCAGCTTGAGAGGTGGGGATGGGGTTGAGCCCAATTGTCTTCCTCTGGGTCCTGCCCCTTCTGCATCCAGGGAGCCTGGTTCTCATCGCTCTCCCCAAGCCTCCTGCTGACAGTGCTGGGGGTCTGGGGCTTCTGTAGGCCTGTCCAGCCTGCAGGGCCACCGCTGTGGAGGAGGGAGGTGGCAAGGTGGCTGGAGAAGTGGGTGTGCTGACAGGCTCGGGGAGGGCGGGAAGAAAACTGGGGCCCGGGGAAGCAGCCTGGCCCAGGATACACAGGCGCCTTCTCAAGTTGGTGGCATTTCTGTTTGGATTTTAGAGCTGTTTTCTCCAGCCCccacagtggaggacaggggctTGTGAAAGGAAAAAGCTGTGGGTGTTCGAAGGGGCAAGTGTGGAGGGAAGTGGGGCTCGGGGATGGGGTGGGTTTTCAGCTTGTTTTGGTAATAAGTGTACAGGTCGGTAGATCTTGATGATAACAAGCAAAGCTGCCGCCCTGCCCAGAGCAGCCCCTGGCATGTCTGAGCAGCTGCAGAGGCAGCAGTGGGTCTggtttggggggggtggggggtgggtgctgAAATAGGGCAAGTCCCAGGGAGCTCCCAGGTCCCCAGGCGGGTTCTCAAGCCCTAATGTCAGCCCTGCTGTCAGTGTTGGTTTCTCTCCTGGGAAGCATCTCCAAAAAGAAATAATGCGCCCCTTGAAACGTTCTGCCTTTGGAGTTGATGAAATCATGCTGCCTGCATTTCTGTTTGCTGACGTGGAAGCACCTGGGAACCTGGGTAACGAGAGCTGCAGTTCAGGGTTCCGTACCTGTAGTTCAGCAGCAAATCCAGTCAAGCCTTGTTGGTGATAAGATGTGCTTATATTCTTGTGTTCTGGGAAAGAGAACTTTGCAGGCGTCCCACAAAAGTATGAACAGGAAACAAGTGCGGTTCTCAGCTTTTCATTATGAACGATGGACTGCTAATCCATCTCGGATTAGGAGATACATATAAAAAATATCCCATGGGTGTTCTAATCCTTCAGGGGAAGGTTGATGTGtggaggaaggaggtggggagtCATGTTTTACTTAAGAAGTCAGCCCAAGTAACCTCCAGGGGGAAAGAGTTGAGAACCAAGATTTGTTTCCTGTTTGTACTGATTTGGGGGGCTAGGCAGTCATCCGTGGGGGCGAGGATGGGAGCTTGGAGGCAAGTCCTTCCTTCTGTGGAAAGCAGAGAGGGTGAGGAAGGGGAACATGTCTGTGGAAGTTAGCCTGGACCTTGAGCACGGACGCGGGGGGACCCACAAAGGGAGGAGCCCTAACACACAGCTTggatgtgggtgaggggcctTGTTGCAGGGCGGATCAGACCTGTGTGCCGGGAAGGAGGGTTCCCCCATCTGAGAGGGGGCTGGTCCCACCCCCGCCAAGTCCTGCTGCAGTGTTTAGACTAAATCCTAGACCTGTAGTTAGTTTTCACCATCTTTTAGCCATCACCTCCCTTTAACTGAAATCTGAAGTGCCCACCCCACATGCAGATGTCTGGGCTCCAGGAGGCCCGCAGTCACCGCCTCTTCTCATGGTGGTGACCCTCAGGGACCACTCAGGACTTGTGACCATTTTGAGGGTGTGGGGTCCTGGGAAGACTTTAAAGGAGGAAGGTCATCAGTTTTCTAACCTGCCTGGGCATTTTCTGCACAGATTCTTCTGACAAAGAGGATGCCGTCGAGGAGGACGAGGAAGAGGACGAGGACGATGATGATGACGACGATGACGACTTGGAAGTTAAGGAGGAAAACGGCGTCTTGATCCTAAAGGATTCGAACTTCGATAACTTTGTGGCGGACAAAGACGTGGTGCTGCTGGAGTTCTACGCTCCGTGGTGAGGACCCGTGCCCCGCCTCGTTTCAGGTCCAGTTGGTTAAAAACGTGAACACGTCCTCTGCTAGTTACAGCTGCGGGTGGCTCACGAGCTGTGATGACACAGACCTGCGGGGGTGACAGATGCGTCCCCCCAGCTGCATGCAGACTGGACCCTGTGGGGACCAGCCCGCTTTCCCATCTTTCACCCTCGTGGGGCAGCTCGTGGTGACTATTGGGCTCCTTCTCCCACCTCTCTTCTGCTATTTTTCCATCTCATAATCCTGTCTTCGCTTTCTCCTGCCCTCCTCAGTCCATTTGGGAGAGAAAAATAGTCAAGATATACATAATGTTGTCTGATCAGCATAGTATGAGATGCTTCATATAAAGTATCTAAACAGTCCTTAGGGCAAACCTGTGAGGTCACATCATTCCTGGTTTATAGATCAGCTGTTCTCAAGCATTTTGGTCTCAGAACACCTTAACCCCTTAAATATTGAGGACCTCAGCTAGcttgctcagagaaggcaatggcaccccactccagtactcttgcctggaaaatcctatggatggaggagccgggtaggctgcagtccatggggtcgctaagagttggacacgaccgagcaacttcactttcatctttcactttcatgcactggagaaggaaatggcaacccactccagtattcttgcctggagaatcccagggacgggggagcctggtgggctgccgtctatggggtcgcacagagtcggacacgactgaagcgacttagcagcagcagtagcagctagcTTGTTATGTGGGTCACGTTTATCAGTAGTTACCACATtggaaattaaaaccaaaaaatggaaataattcatTTCTAAATGGCAGTAACACCTTTATTCATCAGCATCAGAATGCTGACATCACTGTTGGTCCCATAGCCTCTAGAAAACCCCGCCATCCACATCTGAGACGAGGGGAAAAGATGGCATCTTTCAGGGAGAGTTTTCTCTTCACATGGGGGTGTGGagctcttgagagtaccttgccCTTGGTGGAGCTGGGATTCACCCTGGGATTGTTTGACTTCGGGCTATCTCAGCCTCCCCCGTTTCGTGTCTCTCACTAACCGCAAACATTTCTGGCTCCAGTGCCCCAGTTTTTGTGCATCCAGCTGGATTTAAGCCTCCGGTTAACCTGCTTCTCCGTCCTGAAATCTCATTCTCAGGTGCGGGCACTGCAAAAAGTTTGCTCCAGAATACGAAAAAATCGCCACCACCTTGAAGGAGAATGACCCTCCCATCCCTGTGGCCAAGATCGACGCGATCTCAGAGTCGGCGCTGGCCAGCAGGTTTGACGTGACTGGCTACCCCACCATCAAGATCCTGAAGAAGGGGCAGGCGGTTGACTACGAGGGCTCCAGGACCCAGGAAGGTGAGGGCCCTGAGCTGCCAGAAGAAGTGGGGGCCggggctcccttccccaggaaGGGAGAGGCTGAGGGGAGGGCAACTTGGATAACAGAGAGGAAGCCCAGCCCAGTGGACTGGCAGCAGTACCTGCTGGAACGTCCGCGGTGACTCTGATCAGAATAAGCTTGTCCTGGACAAGAAAGGGGTACACTTAACAGCTGTGAAATTCAAGATCCGGAGCCACTGTGTTAAAGGCCATGGGTCTCGCTAGTGTTCATGGACCAGTGTCTAGCTGGGCCCGACACCCAGGGCACAGGGTGGGGGACGTGCTGAGACAGACTGCCAATCCTCGCCCAGAGCTTCTTACTCAGTGAGCGTCAGGTCCGTCTCAACAGTCTTTGTTTCTTGTGAGCCCCAGGGCTGGCCAAGCCCGCGGGTCCAGAGCTCACAGAACCACTGGTGTTTCTAAAACCAGGTGGGTGGAGCCAAGTGGCATTTCTAAAACCAGGCCTGTTGGAGCTCTACCTGGCTCGCATCAGGCACTACATCGGTTTCATTAAATGAATAGACAGATAACACCGTGGTAGCCTTCAGCATTTTGAAGGCTTAAAAAAATAGATTGCTCTCTGCTGCATTTTCCACTCCCAGTGTGGCACAGTGGGCATTGCACCAAGTAGGCTTGGGGTCTTTCTTGCCATCACACAGCCCTGTGTCCCCCACaaggggccccctggctgggcctTGGGCTCCTCATCCGAGCGTGAGTCACATGGACTTGATCTCAAGGTTCCCTTCCAGCCATTCAGGAGTCTGACCAGggcaggcatgtgtgtgtgttttggggttGGTCCGCCCTCGCCACCTCACAGCTAGGAACGTGGCCCAGTTTGGCATCTTGAGGGCAGTGTTTGCCGCAGCGGGCTCCCTGGGTGCCAGACCTCCCATGTGTCTTCAGAAGGGGGGCTCCCCCGAGTTGAGGCCCCCCCTCTCCCAGGCCTCGGTCTGCCTGCGCCAGGAGGCACTGCTGTTCGTGCTCCAGTCTGAAAGCTGGTGCTTTGCCGCAGTGCTTCTTGGACCTGGGTTTGGCAGATTCTAGGGCCACAAAAGCAGAGAAACAGtgggcagccactgctcctgagAACCGCTTGGGAAGTGCTTTGTGAGCATATATTTAGTGTCCCCTGCCTGGCATCTCCGGGCACCTAGGCCACAAGCGGGCCTTTTCACAACCACTTGGCAGGCGATGCTGGTGCAGCCTGGGCGGTGTTGGAGCTGCTGCTCCTCCCGTTTCTCTCAACTGCAGTTAAATTTTGTGCTGTGTGTAACGTGCCAGTGCTCCGTGTGTGTGTCTAAACACAGATGTATTTGTACGCCTTAAAAGGAATGCTCCCCAAACTGTTACTAGGCATATGCTGTTGAACACTGGGAGGTGACCTCTCGGGGTGCGCTTAACAGTCTCATTCATCAGGCTGGGCTAGACTGCCTTGAGCAGTGTGCGTGGACATGTGATGGGTGGTTGTTGGAAACCTTGGACCTTTGGGCTCTTCACTATGGCTCCCAAACTGCGGAGGGGCCCTGGCTATAGATGggctttgttgttcagtagctcacttgtgtccgactctttgcatccccatggactgtagcacgccaggcttccctctccttcaccatctcccggagcttactcaaacttatgtccattcagtcggtgatgccatccaaccatctcatcctctatggcCCCCTTCCCcgcccaccttcaatccttccaagtgtcagggtctttcccaatgagtcagctcttcacatcaggtggccaaagtattggagcttcagtatcaatccttccagtgacttttcagggttgatttcctttaggattgactggtttgatctccttgcagtagatGGGCTTGGGTTTCAGGAAATCAAGCGTGTCCTGTTCTGTGGCCTTATGTTCTctcttccccaccctccccacctgcccctgGAGCCAGGGGCCTTCACGTGCTCAGTCTTGTGGGATTTCTTCCAGAAATTGTGGCCAAGGTCAAAGAGGTCTCCCAGCCCAACTGGACGCCTCCACCAGAAGTCACGCTCGTGCTGACCAAGGACAACTTCGATGAAGTGGTGAATGATGCCGACATCATGCTGGTAGAGTTTTATGCTCCCTGGTAAGATGGTGTCGGTTTCCCGTGACCAGATACTCGTTGGGCCCATCCTGTACCCACTGCAGCTCGGGGCAGGAGACAGACCCCTGCATGTGAGGCAGAGCCAGCCGAGGAGCTGGCAGGTGCCAAGTGCCCACCATGCACTGGGTGAAGTGGGTGCGGCTGGGAGGGGTGGTTTTAGAGTCTTTGCTGGGGGATAAGATAGGTTGAAACTCCCCTCTCCAGCTGTCCAACCAACAGAACTATCGTGGCCTCTCCCATCTCTTAGCCCATGTCAGGCTTCCACACCGTCTGCCTGGGGGCTTCTCTGGCTTGGCAGATCTCTCCAAGTCACCCAGGAACTGAGGCTGGGTGTCTGTGCATCCCGTAGCTAGGAGGCTGCCTCCACTCTGGAACAGGTTCCTGACAGAGCTGCTCACTCTCACAGGTGTGGACACTGCAAGAAACTGGCCCCCGAGTACGAAAAGGCTGCCAAGGAGCTGAGTAAGAGCTCTCCGCCAATCCCTCTGGCGAAGGTTGACGCCACAGCGGAGACAGACCTCGCCAAGAGGTTCAACGTCTCCAGCTACCCCACCCTGAAGATCTTCCGCAAGGGGAAGGCTTTCGATTACAACGGCCCGCGGGAAAAATATGGTAGGTCCACCACCGCCTCTGGGCCCGGTGTGGGGAGCTCCCAGTGCCTTCAGGCGCCCcggagccctgagcccccagcCCCGCTCAGGCATGTGCTCTGCTTCCAGGGATCGTCGACTACATGATGGAGCAGTCTGGGCCGCCCTCCGAGCAGATCCTGGCCCTCAAGGAGGTCCAGGAGCTCCTGAAGGACGGGGACGATGTCATCATCATCGGGGTCTTTAAGTCGGAGAGTGACCCTGCCTACCAGCTGTACCAGGATGCAGGTGAGGAGGGGCCTCAGGCCAGTGCGATCACGCCCAGGCCTTCTGGGGCTGCTGCTGTTGTATAAGACCCCTGGGCGTCGATTTAGGCCTGAGGAAGGGTAGAGATTGCATGTGTGGGAACGGGCTTTCCTTTCTGAGGTTGGGGATTGGTTCTTGGTTGCCTTAACTGCATGTGAGTGATGCAATCTCTCAGGAAGCTGACGAGAGGGCTGTGCTCTCTCCTTCCTGGGTCtaaggggagggcaggggcccaGTCAAGTTCATCCAAAGTCATTAcctccctccctgctctgccGGGGCCCCTTCTCAGAGCCAGCCCTGCTGCTAGGAGAGGGTCTTGACCAGAAAGGGAGGGTTTCTGCGTCAGACCTGGGTTGGAGTCCCGGTTCTGTCGGTGGTTAACCGCCCCGAGTGGGCAATCAGTGACTCGGTCAACCTGGAGATCTCATAGCCAATAGGGAGTCCTGTCTTATGTGGAAGGTTGCTACATTAGTGGAGATAAAGTGGCAGAAGTGCTCAGCCAAGTGCCCGGTGATGCCAAATGCCCAGTGAGGCTGGTCTGGGAGGCGAAGTTAACCACCAACACGTCTCAGCAATGTCCCATGGTGCCGGGTCCTCGCCACCCTGGATGGCCCCTGGGTGATGAACCAAAGACGGCCTTTGGGGGACAGTCAGGCTCCTCCTGGTCTTCCCCAGCAGCTCCTGAGTCCCCTGGGCCCCTCA
It contains:
- the PDIA4 gene encoding protein disulfide-isomerase A4 — protein: MRPRKAWMLVLLLALTQLLALASAGGPDEDSSDKEDAVEEDEEEDEDDDDDDDDDLEVKEENGVLILKDSNFDNFVADKDVVLLEFYAPWCGHCKKFAPEYEKIATTLKENDPPIPVAKIDAISESALASRFDVTGYPTIKILKKGQAVDYEGSRTQEEIVAKVKEVSQPNWTPPPEVTLVLTKDNFDEVVNDADIMLVEFYAPWCGHCKKLAPEYEKAAKELSKSSPPIPLAKVDATAETDLAKRFNVSSYPTLKIFRKGKAFDYNGPREKYGIVDYMMEQSGPPSEQILALKEVQELLKDGDDVIIIGVFKSESDPAYQLYQDAANNLREDYKFHHTFSTEIAKFLKVSLGKLVVMQPEKFQSKYEPKSYVMDIKDSTEAAAIAEHVVKHTLPLVGLRKAADTKRYARRPLVVVYYGVDFSFDYRAATQFWRNKVLEVAKDFPEYTFAVADEEDFATELKDLGLSESGEEVNAAILDEGGRRFAMEPDDFDADALRDFVTAFKKGKLKPVIKSQPVPKNNKGPVKVVVGKTFDSIVMDPKKDVLIEFYAPWCGHCKQLEPVYTSLGKKYKGHKNLVIAKMDATANDVSSDRYKVEGFPTIYFAPSGDKKNPIKFEDGNRDLEHLSKFIEEHATKLSRTKEEL